A genomic stretch from Telmatocola sphagniphila includes:
- a CDS encoding LolA family protein — protein sequence MKPQNELPEDPLNAAMNALRETPIPVGPDEILIAATVAALNPRQNVLLPEELVSKQKRRKQIMRILKFGGFSVSTIAAVLVIFVMTSGRSAADDLKKSIRKLDQAKSIRMIVELDDGTKNKMTSRSYMSEGKMRSEVEPAGLVVVINNKGDGKGIVLFKGMKTYRLLDPEKDEMIKSVTKSVKGTLEQFKIPSDDKVQGLPDEYLDGRKTKVYEMKGVDVPGMKITADLKIWIDPKTDMPIRSRVISKMGDKQYTATATYLGFDEELDPKLFDTTIPTDYKPMPELKKD from the coding sequence TTGAAACCCCAGAATGAATTACCGGAAGATCCCTTGAATGCGGCGATGAACGCTTTGAGAGAAACGCCGATTCCGGTTGGACCCGACGAGATTTTAATCGCGGCGACTGTCGCCGCGTTGAATCCTCGACAGAACGTCCTTCTGCCCGAGGAATTGGTTTCCAAACAAAAGAGGAGGAAACAGATCATGCGTATTTTGAAATTCGGAGGCTTCTCAGTCTCCACGATTGCGGCCGTACTGGTGATCTTTGTAATGACTTCGGGTCGATCCGCGGCGGACGACCTGAAGAAATCGATTCGAAAGCTCGATCAGGCGAAGTCGATTCGAATGATTGTCGAACTCGATGATGGCACCAAGAACAAAATGACTTCTCGCAGTTACATGTCGGAAGGGAAAATGCGTTCCGAAGTGGAACCGGCCGGTCTGGTGGTCGTCATCAATAACAAAGGCGATGGGAAAGGGATTGTGCTGTTCAAAGGTATGAAGACTTACCGACTTCTCGATCCGGAAAAGGATGAGATGATCAAAAGTGTCACCAAGAGTGTAAAAGGAACTCTGGAACAATTCAAAATCCCCAGTGATGACAAAGTGCAGGGGTTACCGGATGAGTATCTGGACGGAAGGAAAACTAAAGTTTACGAGATGAAAGGGGTTGACGTACCCGGCATGAAAATCACTGCGGATCTGAAGATCTGGATCGATCCGAAAACTGATATGCCAATTCGTTCTCGGGTGATCTCGAAGATGGGCGATAAGCAGTATACGGCGACGGCCACTTATCTTGGGTTCGACGAGGAACTCGATCCGAAGCTCTTCGATACGACAATACCGACCGATTATAAGCCGATGCCGGAACTGAAGAAGGATTAG
- a CDS encoding RNA polymerase sigma factor, translating into MSDSSVKTAIFELRRLLEKDAATHLSDHRLLDLFFQRNDEVAFEILLKRHGSMVWSVARRLLTRTQDAEDAFQAAFLALIKQGKKIRSKESIGGWLYRVVSRIARNLQTQNRPLPLLTEPTVEPKSLFEEKDLWNAVYEEIERLPQKQRAAFIMCVLEGRSNLEAAREIGCPKGTIDSRLSTARHNLLDRLKKRGINPETVLALPTLLVANAAIASAPAVLMRTTLTLISRIVAGEIISSATVPVILSEGVLNTMITVKIKALALVLGLVLFSGAGAAIAWNPSDSPQDTKSKEKATLSSASEVAKSNKTDIQPGTNPGQTPEMVKKSAWETLQTKLPLDQPFEGSLVEFLAILGKLAETKIYWDYEAFSRVNWPIWKSEQLNIVIPQLNADVKLDEVLRIVTSQIKLSENAQGLQVTYRIKHNKIYLVPKFHDNAGQLDPDSKDPPRYTVKEFSEPTYIHRSSDKAVWTLSETIQAIKDATGTNIVVDPAAEKYLEARVALNFQNVPVLTAVFTTVQCGTDLDVVIMDNLLFITTVQKAESLRTKFKSLEKQEKKMLPPQTFENKA; encoded by the coding sequence ATGTCTGATTCATCGGTTAAGACGGCCATCTTCGAACTTCGCCGATTATTGGAAAAAGATGCCGCGACTCACTTGAGTGATCACCGGCTTCTCGATCTGTTTTTTCAGCGAAACGACGAGGTCGCATTTGAAATCCTGCTCAAGCGTCACGGTTCCATGGTCTGGTCCGTCGCGCGTCGACTGCTGACGCGTACCCAGGACGCCGAGGATGCCTTTCAAGCGGCTTTCCTCGCTCTGATCAAGCAGGGAAAAAAAATTCGATCGAAGGAATCGATTGGCGGTTGGCTCTATCGAGTAGTGAGCCGAATCGCGCGAAATCTGCAAACACAGAATCGACCGCTGCCGCTACTCACCGAGCCGACTGTGGAACCGAAATCTCTGTTTGAGGAAAAAGATCTTTGGAATGCCGTGTACGAAGAGATCGAAAGGCTTCCCCAAAAGCAACGGGCGGCATTTATTATGTGTGTCCTTGAGGGAAGGTCGAACCTCGAAGCGGCCCGGGAAATCGGCTGTCCCAAGGGAACGATAGACTCTCGATTAAGTACAGCCCGGCATAATCTCCTGGATCGACTGAAGAAACGTGGCATTAACCCGGAAACCGTCTTGGCGCTCCCCACTTTGCTGGTGGCAAACGCGGCCATTGCTTCGGCTCCAGCAGTATTGATGCGAACTACCCTAACTTTGATATCGCGAATTGTCGCGGGAGAAATAATAAGTTCCGCAACCGTACCCGTAATCCTGTCTGAAGGAGTTTTGAACACCATGATTACAGTAAAGATTAAAGCCTTGGCTCTGGTTCTTGGGCTCGTTCTCTTCAGCGGCGCAGGCGCTGCCATCGCGTGGAATCCTTCGGACTCGCCTCAGGATACAAAGTCGAAAGAGAAAGCGACTTTGTCGAGTGCCAGCGAGGTCGCGAAGAGTAACAAAACCGATATTCAACCAGGAACAAATCCGGGCCAAACCCCAGAGATGGTCAAGAAGTCCGCGTGGGAAACGTTGCAGACGAAGCTTCCTCTAGATCAACCCTTCGAAGGATCGCTAGTCGAATTCCTGGCGATCTTGGGAAAACTCGCAGAAACAAAGATTTATTGGGACTACGAAGCCTTCTCACGTGTGAATTGGCCTATTTGGAAAAGCGAGCAGTTGAACATCGTCATACCGCAACTTAATGCCGATGTCAAACTTGACGAAGTTCTTCGAATTGTCACTAGCCAAATAAAACTCTCCGAAAATGCGCAAGGACTTCAAGTCACCTACCGTATCAAACATAACAAGATTTATCTGGTACCCAAGTTTCACGATAACGCGGGACAACTCGATCCGGATAGCAAAGATCCCCCTCGCTACACTGTCAAAGAGTTTTCGGAACCGACCTACATTCACCGATCTTCCGACAAAGCAGTTTGGACTCTTTCGGAAACGATCCAAGCCATTAAGGATGCGACGGGAACAAATATTGTTGTGGATCCGGCCGCCGAGAAATATTTGGAGGCCAGAGTCGCTCTCAATTTTCAAAATGTTCCAGTCTTAACCGCCGTTTTTACAACGGTGCAATGCGGTACCGATCTCGATGTCGTGATTATGGATAATCTCCTCTTTATTACTACCGTCCAGAAGGCGGAATCACTACGAACTAAATTTAAAAGTCTGGAAAAGCAGGAGAAGAAAATGCTGCCTCCGCAAACATTCGAGAATAAAGCCTGA
- a CDS encoding PSD1 and planctomycete cytochrome C domain-containing protein, translating into MPTLRIFWAILGLTLLTDAPVRAAPPVDFQKDVQPILSEFCVACHGIDAKHRKANLRLDDGAAVLKGGESGEPTLVPGHPEKSELYLRITSKEEEKVMPPRSEKKTLSPAQLQILKQWIVEGAKYEKHWAFTTPKKSPLPGGETGSPIDAFVRARLLTEKLRPSPPANSAALCRRIYLDLIGLPPSPAELTAFEKEGLNATIEKLLQSERYGEKWARHWLDLARYSDTNGYEKDMPRDMWKWRDWVIESLNTDMPYDKFIIEQVAGDLLPNATQQQLIATGFLRNSMINEEGAIVPEQFRMVEMFDRIDCIGKAVLGMSTQCAQCHTHKFDPITHHDYYGLMAFLNNTYEAQSWVYTADQLKQIEEIRKKIQMAESRIRQQRRQWESELNKWSQEVSSRFTDWKPLEAIELGSISGLNHPTQEADKSLLMKGHPSDDVFLIASPKLDGVTGLQFEVLTHRDLPHNGPGRSSQGTWNLRELEVFIKKPDGTNWEKQKLANASADYSAADNKPADGKNASGSVGYIIDGREDTTWNSDRGQGLRNQPSVAVVQFEKPLQFPEGTQMKVAWRMGAMIGCARISITNAGTPKAPAIDQAAILALHKPVAKRTTGDTDVIFTAWRKSQPDLKAINEEIAGLYKSLPAAPTSILHLAERETENQRVTHLLNRGEWDQPREVVTPITPEALHSFPADAPRNRLGFARWLADSRSPLTARVAVNQTWQAIFGTGLVETSEDFGTRAPIPEYRDLLDWLAVDFMEHNWSRKHLIRTILSSATYQQSSALTPLLMEKDPRNRLLARGPRFRADAEVVRDIALTASGLLTNKLGGPSVIPPVPKNVLDYNYTYPGYWNPATGPERYRRSVYMFRKRSMPDPVLSNFDGPNGDFSCARRIRSNTPLAALTGLNEPIFVEAAQAMALRVLKEGGTNDATRIDHAFLLCTSRKPTPEEKAEVERLIQHQRQRLAEGWLNPREILTGDSAKLPSLPEKVTPQDAAAWTLVSRVLLNLDETISKN; encoded by the coding sequence ATGCCAACTCTCCGAATTTTTTGGGCCATTCTGGGCCTGACGCTTCTAACGGACGCTCCCGTTCGCGCAGCACCACCCGTGGATTTTCAGAAGGACGTTCAGCCGATCCTCTCGGAATTCTGCGTGGCCTGCCATGGGATCGACGCGAAGCATCGCAAAGCCAATCTTCGACTCGATGATGGAGCCGCCGTATTAAAAGGCGGGGAGTCCGGAGAACCCACTCTGGTTCCCGGCCATCCAGAGAAGAGCGAACTCTACCTGCGCATCACCAGCAAAGAAGAAGAGAAGGTGATGCCGCCGCGCAGTGAGAAAAAAACGCTCAGCCCGGCCCAGCTTCAGATTCTTAAACAATGGATTGTCGAAGGAGCCAAGTACGAAAAGCATTGGGCCTTCACTACGCCAAAGAAGTCTCCGCTGCCCGGCGGTGAAACAGGTTCGCCCATTGATGCGTTTGTCCGAGCCCGGCTGCTAACCGAAAAACTGCGGCCTTCTCCTCCAGCGAATTCCGCTGCTTTGTGCCGACGAATTTATCTCGATCTGATTGGACTACCGCCTTCGCCCGCGGAACTGACCGCCTTTGAAAAAGAAGGCCTGAACGCCACGATCGAAAAACTTTTGCAGAGCGAAAGATACGGTGAAAAATGGGCTCGCCACTGGCTCGATCTGGCCCGGTATTCCGATACTAACGGCTATGAGAAAGATATGCCTCGGGACATGTGGAAATGGCGAGACTGGGTGATCGAGTCGTTGAACACCGATATGCCTTACGACAAATTCATCATCGAGCAGGTCGCTGGAGATCTTTTACCCAATGCCACCCAACAGCAGCTTATTGCCACGGGATTTCTGCGCAACAGCATGATCAATGAAGAAGGCGCCATCGTCCCGGAACAGTTTCGCATGGTGGAAATGTTCGACCGCATCGACTGTATCGGAAAAGCGGTTTTGGGAATGAGCACCCAGTGTGCTCAGTGTCATACTCACAAGTTCGATCCGATCACCCACCACGACTACTACGGACTGATGGCCTTTTTGAACAACACTTACGAAGCGCAATCCTGGGTTTACACAGCGGATCAGCTTAAACAGATCGAAGAAATCCGCAAGAAAATCCAGATGGCGGAATCTCGGATTCGTCAGCAGCGCCGGCAATGGGAATCGGAACTGAACAAATGGAGCCAGGAAGTTTCCTCCCGCTTCACCGATTGGAAACCTTTAGAGGCCATCGAACTCGGGAGCATCAGCGGTCTGAATCACCCAACTCAAGAGGCGGACAAGTCATTATTGATGAAGGGCCATCCGAGCGATGATGTGTTCCTGATCGCATCGCCCAAGCTCGATGGTGTGACCGGCCTGCAGTTCGAAGTTTTGACTCATCGCGATCTGCCCCACAACGGTCCTGGACGAAGCAGCCAGGGCACCTGGAATCTGCGGGAATTAGAAGTGTTTATCAAGAAACCGGACGGCACGAATTGGGAGAAACAGAAACTGGCCAACGCCTCGGCCGATTACTCCGCAGCGGATAACAAGCCGGCCGATGGTAAAAATGCCAGCGGCTCCGTCGGCTATATCATCGATGGTCGGGAGGACACCACCTGGAATTCGGATCGCGGCCAGGGATTGCGAAATCAACCGAGTGTAGCCGTCGTGCAATTTGAAAAACCTCTGCAGTTCCCAGAAGGGACGCAGATGAAGGTGGCTTGGCGAATGGGCGCGATGATCGGTTGTGCCCGCATCAGTATTACCAACGCCGGTACTCCCAAAGCCCCGGCTATCGATCAGGCTGCGATCCTGGCACTTCACAAACCTGTTGCGAAACGAACAACGGGGGATACAGATGTCATCTTCACCGCCTGGCGAAAATCGCAGCCTGATTTGAAGGCAATTAATGAGGAAATTGCTGGGCTTTACAAATCGTTACCGGCCGCACCGACTTCCATTCTGCATCTGGCCGAGCGGGAAACCGAAAATCAACGAGTAACCCATCTTTTGAATCGCGGTGAGTGGGATCAACCTCGAGAGGTCGTTACACCAATCACACCGGAGGCTCTCCATTCTTTCCCGGCAGATGCGCCGCGAAATCGGCTCGGGTTCGCCCGCTGGCTGGCCGATTCGCGATCTCCGTTGACGGCCCGAGTTGCCGTGAATCAAACCTGGCAGGCCATTTTCGGTACGGGACTCGTAGAGACTTCCGAAGACTTTGGCACCCGTGCGCCGATTCCGGAATACCGTGATCTTCTCGATTGGCTGGCGGTCGATTTCATGGAGCATAATTGGAGTCGGAAGCACTTAATTCGAACCATTCTTAGCAGTGCCACCTACCAGCAATCCTCGGCTTTAACGCCGCTGTTGATGGAAAAAGATCCCCGCAATCGTTTACTGGCGCGCGGGCCAAGATTTCGGGCTGACGCCGAAGTGGTACGGGATATTGCTCTGACGGCTTCGGGATTATTGACCAACAAACTGGGCGGACCTTCCGTGATTCCGCCGGTGCCGAAAAATGTGCTCGATTACAACTATACATATCCTGGCTACTGGAATCCGGCGACGGGTCCGGAACGCTACCGGCGCTCGGTTTACATGTTCAGAAAACGGTCGATGCCCGATCCGGTGTTGTCGAATTTCGATGGGCCCAATGGGGATTTTTCCTGCGCCCGGCGAATCCGTTCCAATACCCCGCTTGCGGCACTTACGGGACTCAACGAGCCGATCTTTGTCGAGGCTGCCCAAGCGATGGCCCTCCGCGTTTTGAAAGAGGGGGGAACGAATGATGCAACTCGAATCGATCATGCGTTTTTGCTTTGCACTTCGCGGAAACCGACACCAGAGGAAAAAGCGGAAGTCGAGCGCCTGATTCAACATCAAAGGCAGCGCCTGGCGGAGGGTTGGCTGAATCCGCGCGAAATCCTGACCGGGGATTCCGCCAAATTGCCGAGTCTTCCGGAAAAAGTTACCCCACAAGATGCTGCTGCGTGGACGCTGGTTTCGCGAGTTCTTTTGAACCTGGATGAAACCATTAGTAAAAATTAA
- a CDS encoding RNA polymerase sigma factor: MTDWNSIIRQHGPIVWRIVYRLLNHDADARDCFQQSFLAAFEWHQKAPISDWPAALQRLATLRSLDMLRTRYRWRRAEALPDDCVDGRFATPMDVVENNEFAHRLRQALTEIPPLHAASFTLVQLEGLSYAEAAKSLDVTVVNLGVLLHRARQDLKAKLAAFDPQGEKRGTP, encoded by the coding sequence ATGACCGATTGGAATTCAATCATTCGCCAGCATGGACCCATCGTCTGGCGAATTGTGTATCGGCTGCTCAATCACGATGCGGATGCGCGAGATTGCTTCCAGCAGAGCTTCCTCGCGGCGTTCGAATGGCATCAAAAGGCTCCGATTAGTGACTGGCCGGCTGCCCTGCAGCGACTCGCCACATTGCGTTCGCTGGATATGTTGCGCACTCGTTATCGCTGGCGGCGGGCCGAAGCGTTACCCGACGATTGCGTAGACGGTCGGTTCGCTACCCCGATGGATGTGGTTGAGAACAATGAATTCGCCCATCGGCTGCGGCAGGCGCTGACCGAAATTCCTCCGTTGCACGCGGCGAGTTTTACGCTCGTTCAACTCGAAGGTTTGAGTTATGCGGAGGCGGCCAAAAGTTTGGATGTGACCGTGGTAAATCTCGGAGTGCTGCTTCATCGGGCCAGACAGGACTTGAAAGCCAAGCTGGCGGCTTTCGACCCGCAGGGAGAGAAGAGAGGAACCCCTTGA
- a CDS encoding DUF1501 domain-containing protein codes for MNSNFDTDLNLLRRRWFLKQCGLGLGAIAANSMLAGESQADNAKNPLAPKSPHFPAKAKRVIYLFQAGAPSQLELFENKPELAKRNGQLPPPDLLKNYRAAFINPKSALLGPKFKFQKHGKSGLEFSEVLPHTAQIADEICLIRTMQTDAVNHAPAQILMNTGSQQFGRPSFGSWTLYGLGSESADLPGFVVLTSAKGTSGGASNYGSGFLPTLYAGVPLRSAGDPVLYLSNPKGVDTDAQRSSLDSLNRLNELSMKSVHDPEIEARIQSYEMAFRLQTSAPDLMNLASESKETLQKYGIKDPNEASYARNCLLARRLIERGVRFVQLFHEVWDQHSDLVNGVKRNAKDTDQASAALVSDLKQRGLLQDTIVIWGGEFGRTPMVQGGNDGRDHHNRCFTLWVAGGGFKAGYMHGQTDELGFNGVENIVHVHDLNATLLHQLGFDHTRLTYRFQGRDYRLTDVHGNVIKELLA; via the coding sequence ATGAATTCGAATTTTGACACAGATTTAAATTTGCTCAGAAGACGCTGGTTCCTGAAGCAATGCGGACTGGGCTTAGGAGCGATCGCCGCGAATTCTATGCTGGCCGGGGAGTCTCAGGCGGATAATGCCAAGAATCCTCTGGCGCCGAAGTCGCCTCACTTCCCGGCAAAAGCCAAGCGAGTGATCTATTTATTCCAGGCCGGCGCTCCCAGTCAGTTGGAGCTCTTTGAGAATAAGCCAGAATTGGCTAAGCGGAATGGGCAGCTACCGCCGCCGGATCTTTTGAAGAACTATCGAGCGGCCTTCATCAATCCGAAATCGGCTCTTTTAGGCCCGAAGTTCAAGTTTCAAAAACATGGGAAAAGTGGTCTGGAATTCAGCGAAGTTCTGCCGCATACGGCCCAGATCGCCGATGAAATCTGCCTGATTCGAACGATGCAGACCGATGCAGTCAACCATGCCCCCGCGCAGATTCTGATGAACACCGGCTCTCAGCAGTTTGGCCGACCCAGTTTTGGCTCCTGGACCCTGTACGGCCTGGGCAGTGAATCGGCAGATCTACCCGGCTTTGTGGTATTGACCAGTGCGAAGGGTACCAGTGGCGGGGCCAGCAACTACGGTAGCGGTTTCCTGCCCACACTCTACGCCGGGGTACCGCTGCGCTCGGCGGGCGATCCGGTACTCTATCTCTCCAATCCCAAAGGGGTGGATACCGATGCCCAGCGATCTTCTCTCGATTCGTTGAACCGGCTCAATGAACTGTCGATGAAATCGGTACATGATCCCGAGATCGAAGCACGCATCCAGAGCTACGAAATGGCGTTCCGACTTCAGACCAGTGCCCCCGATCTGATGAATCTCGCCAGCGAATCGAAAGAGACGCTACAAAAATATGGCATCAAGGATCCTAACGAAGCCAGCTATGCCCGTAACTGTCTGTTAGCCCGTCGTTTGATCGAGCGCGGCGTCCGATTCGTTCAGCTCTTCCACGAAGTCTGGGATCAGCATTCCGATTTAGTCAATGGGGTCAAGCGCAACGCCAAGGATACCGATCAGGCCAGTGCCGCTTTGGTGAGCGATCTGAAACAACGTGGATTGCTGCAGGATACCATTGTCATTTGGGGCGGTGAGTTTGGTCGGACACCGATGGTGCAGGGCGGTAACGATGGCCGAGACCATCACAACCGCTGCTTCACCCTCTGGGTGGCTGGCGGTGGGTTTAAGGCCGGCTATATGCATGGCCAGACGGACGAACTGGGCTTCAATGGCGTCGAGAATATCGTCCATGTGCACGATTTGAATGCGACTCTGCTCCATCAACTCGGTTTCGATCATACCCGGCTGACCTACCGCTTTCAGGGTCGGGACTATCGCCTCACTGACGTACACGGCAACGTCATCAAAGAACTGCTGGCCTAA
- a CDS encoding DHA2 family efflux MFS transporter permease subunit: MTSPDTPAAPLTSALPTESGKKLLPWLVAVAFFMEALDTTILSTAVPSIAEALEVTPLSMKAVMASYTLSLAVFIPISGWMADRFGTRRVFASAIATFTLGSFLCGICSSIHALVACRILQGCGGALMLPVGRLTMVRTFAKSELIRAMTFVAIPGLIGPMLGPFAGGLIVAYFHWSVIFFVNIPIGLVGLYMVYRHLPNYSQPKTPPLDFLGLVLFGTGVALLSYVLEVFGEHTLTNLQMLILAGVSLLLLTAYGFHARRTPFPLLRMNLFGIRTFRISVIGSFITRLGIGGIPFLFPLLYQVGLGFSPVQSGLMMMPQALAAMSLKVVMPKILARIGYKRVLQTNTIILGLMILLFATINADTPVWLLIIQAFVYGFFTSMQYTSMNTLVYADVTDEQTSSASTIASTMQQMAISFGVAAASVTTAIFIMDRYHANSAEMIQGIHKAFLVLGSWTIVSSLLFLNLKGTDGESVSQHKTEETHG, translated from the coding sequence ATGACTTCTCCGGATACGCCCGCCGCCCCACTCACTTCGGCTCTACCGACCGAGTCCGGTAAAAAGTTACTCCCCTGGCTCGTGGCCGTAGCCTTTTTCATGGAGGCGCTGGACACCACCATATTAAGCACGGCGGTTCCTTCCATAGCCGAGGCTCTTGAGGTTACACCGCTCAGTATGAAAGCGGTAATGGCCAGCTATACGCTCAGTCTGGCTGTGTTCATTCCCATCAGCGGTTGGATGGCGGATCGCTTTGGAACCCGACGCGTTTTCGCGTCGGCGATTGCGACTTTCACCCTCGGCTCTTTTCTTTGTGGCATCTGCTCGAGTATTCATGCCCTAGTCGCCTGCCGCATTCTCCAGGGGTGTGGCGGAGCCCTGATGCTTCCCGTCGGCCGATTGACGATGGTCCGCACCTTCGCCAAATCGGAGTTGATTCGAGCAATGACCTTCGTGGCCATACCGGGATTGATCGGCCCCATGCTCGGCCCATTCGCCGGTGGGCTAATTGTCGCTTATTTCCACTGGAGCGTAATTTTTTTCGTCAATATCCCGATTGGCTTGGTCGGTTTGTACATGGTTTACCGCCATCTGCCCAACTACAGCCAACCGAAAACTCCGCCGTTGGATTTTCTGGGGCTGGTTCTGTTCGGGACCGGGGTTGCCCTGCTTTCCTACGTTCTCGAAGTGTTTGGCGAGCATACCCTGACGAACCTGCAGATGCTGATTCTCGCGGGGGTCTCGCTGCTTTTACTCACCGCATATGGTTTTCACGCCCGCCGTACGCCGTTCCCGCTGCTTCGAATGAACCTGTTCGGCATTCGAACTTTCCGGATCTCAGTCATTGGAAGTTTCATCACTCGATTGGGAATTGGCGGCATCCCGTTTCTATTTCCCTTGCTCTATCAGGTTGGGCTAGGCTTCTCGCCGGTACAATCGGGCCTGATGATGATGCCGCAGGCGCTGGCGGCAATGAGCTTAAAAGTGGTGATGCCCAAAATCCTCGCCCGCATCGGTTACAAGCGGGTACTCCAAACGAACACGATTATTTTGGGTTTGATGATTTTGCTCTTCGCCACCATTAATGCTGATACTCCGGTCTGGCTATTAATTATCCAAGCCTTCGTTTATGGGTTTTTCACTTCAATGCAGTACACCAGCATGAATACCCTGGTTTATGCGGATGTCACAGATGAGCAGACCAGCAGCGCCAGTACGATTGCCAGCACCATGCAGCAAATGGCCATCAGTTTCGGGGTGGCGGCCGCTTCGGTCACCACGGCCATTTTCATAATGGATCGCTATCACGCGAATTCTGCGGAGATGATTCAGGGAATTCACAAGGCATTTCTCGTGCTGGGAAGTTGGACGATCGTCTCCTCGTTGCTGTTTTTAAACTTGAAGGGTACCGATGGGGAATCGGTGAGTCAGCATAAGACCGAAGAAACGCACGGCTAG
- a CDS encoding DUF1559 family PulG-like putative transporter, translating into MFHRFLLLTSVFALGWCSSTRAQTNTVPADAAIYAKINAKQFLDNPVLKPLLETISKADPALLADFQKRYPVTPLDISGVTVFALANPNPQGPPIPFGLIHMSKDVGPASVLALVDPKAQAKAVGGTAYFESQALQADIQFLDNRTVLVGAAGTLQMLAQRKAGKGALAEIIGKSETLPDFFFAIDASIIPADAKQGIPPDFQPIAALKTLQISGDSKTNNMIIQMNFASEAATKSAHEALLKAISAGRSELAKAKQEMMNQMSQQAANQPAGLEGMATAVGGLLASGGFNQIDAFLANPGLVVKGEQITKTIEMPDMMGINGATMPVLVGLLLPAVQKVRAAAGQAQGTNNVKQMILAFHNFESAYGFFPNDICDKNGKPLLSWRVAILPYIEQANLYNQFKLDEPWDSEHNKPLSEIVVKIFCNPNDPDVGPKTHYQVFTGKDTCFVPGKKLNITNITDGTSNTGIVFEAKEAVVWTKPGDIAYSPKMDVASKLLFRNGQSTTVGMADGSVRMIDKNLSARTWHLLINPADGEVLNLDARDTPERSFPKPPVPKKQ; encoded by the coding sequence ATGTTTCATCGTTTTTTATTATTGACGAGCGTTTTTGCACTCGGTTGGTGCAGTTCCACTCGAGCGCAAACCAATACCGTACCTGCGGATGCGGCCATCTACGCCAAAATCAATGCCAAGCAATTTTTGGATAATCCCGTATTGAAACCGCTGCTGGAAACCATTTCCAAAGCGGATCCGGCTTTGTTAGCGGATTTTCAAAAACGCTATCCCGTAACCCCTTTGGATATCTCGGGAGTGACCGTTTTTGCTCTCGCCAATCCCAATCCTCAAGGCCCACCCATTCCATTCGGCCTGATCCATATGTCCAAGGATGTCGGCCCGGCTTCGGTGCTGGCACTGGTCGATCCGAAAGCACAGGCCAAGGCCGTGGGTGGCACAGCGTACTTCGAAAGCCAGGCCCTTCAGGCCGACATCCAATTCCTGGATAACCGGACGGTCCTCGTCGGTGCCGCCGGTACCTTGCAGATGCTGGCCCAACGGAAAGCCGGCAAAGGGGCGCTCGCCGAAATCATTGGGAAATCGGAGACACTTCCAGACTTCTTTTTCGCAATCGATGCCTCGATCATCCCCGCAGATGCCAAACAGGGCATTCCGCCCGATTTTCAGCCGATCGCCGCACTCAAGACTCTCCAGATCTCCGGCGATAGCAAAACGAATAATATGATCATTCAAATGAACTTCGCGAGCGAGGCTGCCACAAAGTCCGCTCATGAAGCTTTGTTGAAGGCAATTTCCGCAGGCCGATCGGAACTGGCGAAAGCAAAGCAGGAGATGATGAATCAGATGTCTCAGCAGGCCGCCAATCAACCGGCCGGACTCGAAGGTATGGCCACAGCCGTTGGTGGATTATTGGCCAGTGGCGGCTTCAACCAGATCGACGCTTTTCTAGCTAATCCGGGACTGGTCGTTAAAGGAGAGCAGATTACCAAAACGATCGAAATGCCCGATATGATGGGTATTAATGGAGCCACCATGCCGGTTTTAGTGGGACTGCTTCTGCCCGCCGTGCAGAAAGTTCGCGCTGCCGCCGGTCAGGCTCAGGGTACGAATAACGTCAAGCAGATGATTCTGGCCTTTCACAATTTCGAATCGGCCTATGGATTTTTCCCAAATGATATCTGCGACAAAAATGGCAAGCCACTCCTGAGCTGGCGGGTGGCCATTTTACCGTATATCGAGCAGGCGAATCTTTACAACCAATTTAAATTAGATGAACCCTGGGACAGCGAACATAACAAGCCACTTTCCGAAATCGTAGTCAAAATTTTCTGCAATCCGAATGACCCCGATGTCGGCCCAAAGACTCATTATCAGGTCTTCACCGGCAAGGATACCTGCTTCGTACCCGGCAAGAAATTGAACATTACCAACATCACCGATGGCACATCCAATACCGGTATTGTTTTCGAAGCCAAGGAAGCGGTCGTCTGGACCAAACCCGGAGATATCGCTTACAGCCCGAAGATGGATGTTGCTTCGAAACTGCTCTTCCGGAATGGGCAATCCACGACAGTAGGAATGGCCGATGGTTCGGTTCGAATGATCGACAAGAATCTCTCCGCCAGAACATGGCATTTACTCATTAATCCGGCTGATGGAGAAGTTTTGAATCTCGATGCGCGTGATACTCCGGAACGGAGCTTCCCTAAACCCCCTGTTCCGAAGAAGCAGTAA